Proteins encoded by one window of Vidua chalybeata isolate OUT-0048 chromosome 8, bVidCha1 merged haplotype, whole genome shotgun sequence:
- the LOC128791425 gene encoding beta-microseminoprotein-like isoform X2 yields MKSFLAFLVAMGIIVTLGDAYCWRKIHKPGEVNKEGCMINGKLYPFGHIERTEDCYKCDCSEGGVECCSLFHTPVAFDKKKCKVVFNNKSCDYDVVQKDDPSKPCFVYSRVG; encoded by the exons ATG AAGAGCTTTCTGGCTTTCCTTGTTGCAATGGGCATCATCGTGACCCTGGGTGACGCATACTGCTGGAGGAAAATTCACAAGCCAGGGGAGGTGAACAAAGAAG GCTGTATGATAAATGGAAAACTGTATCCCTTTGGACACATTGAGAGGACAGAAGATTGCTACAAATGCGACTGCAGCGAAGGTGGAGTGGAATGCTGTTCCCT CTTTCACACTCCTGTTGCTTTtgacaaaaagaaatgtaaagttGTTTTCAACAACAAGAGCTGTGACTATGATGTGGTGCAGAAGGACGACCCCTCAAAGCCGTGTTTTGTCTATTCTCGTGTGGGCTAA
- the LOC128791425 gene encoding beta-microseminoprotein-like isoform X1: MSRQRSFSLAHLLPEAQNLSMSYGIVIQKSFLAFLVAMGIIVTLGDAYCWRKIHKPGEVNKEGCMINGKLYPFGHIERTEDCYKCDCSEGGVECCSLFHTPVAFDKKKCKVVFNNKSCDYDVVQKDDPSKPCFVYSRVG, encoded by the exons ATG agcagacagaggagTTTCTCCTTGGCTCACCTCCTTCCTGAGGCTCAGAATCTTTCAATGTCTTATGGCATTGTGATTCAA AAGAGCTTTCTGGCTTTCCTTGTTGCAATGGGCATCATCGTGACCCTGGGTGACGCATACTGCTGGAGGAAAATTCACAAGCCAGGGGAGGTGAACAAAGAAG GCTGTATGATAAATGGAAAACTGTATCCCTTTGGACACATTGAGAGGACAGAAGATTGCTACAAATGCGACTGCAGCGAAGGTGGAGTGGAATGCTGTTCCCT CTTTCACACTCCTGTTGCTTTtgacaaaaagaaatgtaaagttGTTTTCAACAACAAGAGCTGTGACTATGATGTGGTGCAGAAGGACGACCCCTCAAAGCCGTGTTTTGTCTATTCTCGTGTGGGCTAA
- the LOC128791889 gene encoding beta-microseminoprotein-like, whose amino-acid sequence MNTILACLLAVAICMPLSDASCVFLPFKPGISNGAVVGCLDEEGNVHKFDSQWRTEDCNDCSCSKTGIGCCTSYMRPVDYDEEKCESIFNEETCSYKVVEKDDHSKECPVHSWVG is encoded by the exons ATG AATACCATCTTGGCCTGCCTTCTTGCTGTTGCCATCTGCATGCCACTGTCTGATGCTTCTTGTGTCTTTTTGCCATTCAAGCCAGGGATATCTAATGGTGCGGTTGTAG GCTGCCTTGACGAGGAAGGAAACGTCCACAAATTTGATTCCCAATGGAGGACTGAGGACTGCAATGATTGCTCCTGTTCCAAGACTGGAATTGGCTGCTGCACTAG CTATATGAGACCAGTCGACTATGATGAAGAGAAATGTGAAAGCATTTTCAACGAGGAGACTTGTTCTTATAAAGTAGTGGAGAAAGATGATCACTCAAAAGAATGTCCTGTCCATTCATGGGTGGGGTAA